In a single window of the Dehalococcoidales bacterium genome:
- a CDS encoding matrixin family metalloprotease: MKRLSNLNIKSAMLLRTLPAIILVATIYASFVPVQIQAFHYSGIHWNTDTVYFKVDIEMDQALIDGTLAAADTWSNAGANFSLDSYWVTNNDVTAYNFGVGYEHIIAQCWISYSNFIISEADFIFNTYHDFSWGSAYDTFDTETVALHEFGHWLMLNDLYDPADSGKVMYGYIALDQIKRDLHQDDIDGIIYIYGT, from the coding sequence ATGAAACGTTTAAGCAACCTAAATATTAAATCCGCAATGCTGCTGAGGACTTTGCCGGCTATTATCTTGGTCGCAACAATATATGCTTCTTTTGTACCGGTACAGATACAAGCTTTTCATTACAGTGGCATTCATTGGAATACCGATACCGTATATTTCAAGGTTGATATTGAAATGGACCAAGCTCTGATTGATGGCACATTAGCAGCAGCAGACACATGGTCCAATGCCGGTGCAAATTTCAGCTTAGATTCCTATTGGGTAACAAATAATGATGTAACTGCCTACAATTTCGGTGTTGGCTATGAACACATTATTGCTCAATGCTGGATATCTTATTCCAATTTCATCATTAGTGAAGCAGACTTTATATTTAACACATATCATGATTTTTCATGGGGCAGTGCATATGATACATTTGATACCGAAACCGTAGCGTTACATGAATTTGGACATTGGTTAATGTTGAATGATTTGTATGATCCTGCAGACTCTGGCAAGGTAATGTACGGCTATATAGCTCTAGATCAAATCAAACGCGATTTACACCAGGATGATATCGATGGCATTATTTACATATATGGGACATAA